A genomic window from Flavobacterium johnsoniae includes:
- a CDS encoding inorganic phosphate transporter encodes MTLLILIIVLALIFDYINGFHDAANAIATVVATKVLTPFQAVVWAAFFNFLAYWVFGFGVADTVAKTAHTMEINLVVILAGVIAAICWNLLTWWLGIPSSSSHTLIGGFAGAAVAHAIAVHGFSGYVGEDGATHYWYEIVSWYKAGKDGGMPSGVIIIIAFIVLAPLLGALASYLISIWLLNASRKSIGPKIFTVALMIATILFVYYQMVPYEKIDKPRFDSHFWSVAFDSHNIKWFLVAFIILTVSAFCLIFSSLNLHQADAALKKMQLLSSAAFSLGHGGNDSQKVMGIIAAAVAVYINTNPGVHMDAWLDVVLPNDDLGIKGVMPSWIPLACYSAIAAGTLSGGWKIVKTMGSKITKVSSFEGVAAETAGALTLYFTEHLKIPVSTTHTITGSIIGVGLTKRVSAVRWGVTVSLIWAWILTIPISALLAGMVYFVLSVFIS; translated from the coding sequence ATGACGCTACTTATATTAATTATAGTATTAGCTTTAATTTTTGATTACATCAATGGTTTTCATGATGCGGCAAATGCTATAGCGACTGTTGTTGCAACAAAGGTTTTGACACCTTTTCAGGCGGTTGTCTGGGCAGCATTTTTTAACTTTCTTGCCTATTGGGTTTTCGGATTTGGTGTTGCAGATACTGTTGCTAAAACAGCGCACACAATGGAAATTAACCTAGTGGTTATTTTAGCTGGAGTCATTGCAGCAATATGCTGGAACTTATTGACTTGGTGGCTAGGAATTCCTTCAAGTTCTTCGCATACATTAATTGGAGGTTTTGCTGGAGCGGCTGTGGCGCATGCGATTGCTGTTCACGGATTCTCAGGTTATGTAGGTGAGGATGGAGCAACACATTACTGGTATGAAATTGTAAGTTGGTACAAGGCCGGAAAAGATGGCGGAATGCCTTCGGGAGTTATCATCATTATTGCTTTTATCGTTCTTGCACCGCTTTTAGGAGCTTTAGCTTCTTATTTAATTTCAATCTGGTTGCTAAATGCTTCACGTAAAAGTATTGGACCTAAGATTTTTACAGTAGCTTTAATGATTGCAACTATTTTGTTTGTTTATTACCAAATGGTTCCTTATGAAAAGATTGATAAACCAAGATTTGATTCACATTTTTGGAGTGTAGCTTTTGATTCTCATAATATTAAATGGTTTTTAGTTGCTTTTATCATCTTGACAGTTAGTGCATTTTGTTTGATATTTAGCAGTTTAAATCTACACCAAGCAGATGCGGCTTTGAAAAAAATGCAGTTATTGTCTTCTGCGGCATTTAGTTTAGGTCACGGAGGAAACGATTCTCAAAAAGTAATGGGAATTATTGCTGCAGCTGTAGCGGTTTATATCAATACAAATCCTGGAGTTCATATGGATGCTTGGTTAGATGTTGTGCTTCCAAATGACGATTTAGGAATTAAAGGTGTAATGCCAAGCTGGATTCCTTTAGCGTGTTATTCTGCAATTGCTGCGGGAACTTTAAGTGGTGGATGGAAAATTGTAAAAACAATGGGTTCTAAAATCACAAAAGTAAGTTCGTTTGAAGGTGTAGCTGCTGAAACTGCAGGAGCTTTAACACTTTACTTTACCGAGCACTTGAAAATTCCAGTAAGTACAACGCATACTATTACAGGATCTATTATTGGAGTTGGATTAACAAAACGTGTTTCTGCCGTACGTTGGGGAGTTACTGTAAGTTTAATCTGGGCTTGGATTTTGACTATTCCAATTTCAGCTTTATTAGCAGGTATGGTTTATTTTGTGCTAAGCGTATTTATTTCGTAA
- the rimK gene encoding 30S ribosomal protein S6--L-glutamate ligase encodes MLQNKVILGSEEWCSFPELGIPTIKARVDSGAKTSAMHALNIAPFIKNDANWVKFDINPIQNNIKTIIHCEAPLVDKRIVKSSSGFREHRYVIQTSLKIGDAKWPIEMTLTNRDSMGFRMLLGREAMSGRVLVDPEQKYLLGQPTAESLKELYQNSEKATTGLRIGLLASNPELYSNKRIMEAGEMRGHEMHFLNIKECYMKLDAKTPEIHYRGGKILNQFDAIIPRIRPSITFYGCALTRQFEALKVFVLNSATAITQSRDKLYSLQLLLNSGIDIPTTGFANSPLDTDNLIKMVGGSPLIVKLLEGTQGKGVVLAETKKAAESVINAFKSLNANILVQEFIKEANGKDIRCFVIDGKVVAAIQREAMPGEFRANIHLGGTASVIKVTAEEKKIAIKAAKAMDLKVAGVDIIRSSKGPLLLEVNSSPGLEGIEGATNKDVAGEMIKAIEKNFKL; translated from the coding sequence ATGCTTCAAAACAAAGTCATTTTAGGCAGCGAAGAATGGTGCTCATTTCCAGAACTTGGAATTCCAACAATCAAAGCTCGTGTTGATTCTGGTGCTAAAACTTCGGCAATGCACGCTTTAAACATAGCTCCTTTTATAAAAAATGATGCCAATTGGGTTAAATTCGACATTAACCCGATTCAGAATAATATCAAAACCATTATTCATTGTGAAGCGCCTTTGGTTGACAAACGAATTGTAAAAAGTTCAAGTGGTTTTAGAGAACATCGTTATGTAATCCAGACCAGCTTAAAAATTGGCGATGCAAAATGGCCAATCGAAATGACTTTAACCAATCGTGATTCTATGGGCTTTAGAATGCTTTTAGGACGCGAAGCTATGAGCGGAAGGGTTTTAGTCGATCCTGAGCAAAAATATCTTTTAGGACAGCCTACTGCAGAATCTCTTAAAGAATTATACCAAAATTCTGAAAAGGCAACTACAGGTTTACGAATTGGACTTTTAGCTAGCAATCCGGAACTTTATAGTAATAAAAGAATCATGGAAGCAGGCGAAATGCGCGGGCATGAAATGCATTTTTTAAATATTAAAGAATGTTATATGAAACTCGATGCCAAAACTCCAGAGATTCATTATAGAGGCGGAAAGATTTTAAATCAATTCGATGCAATTATTCCGAGAATCAGACCGAGCATTACTTTTTATGGTTGTGCTTTGACGCGTCAGTTTGAAGCTTTGAAGGTTTTTGTTTTGAATTCAGCAACAGCAATTACACAATCTCGTGATAAATTATATTCATTGCAATTATTATTAAACAGCGGAATTGATATTCCAACAACTGGATTTGCTAATTCTCCGCTTGATACTGACAACTTAATCAAAATGGTTGGAGGTTCGCCTTTAATTGTAAAATTATTAGAAGGAACACAAGGAAAAGGAGTTGTTTTGGCTGAAACAAAAAAAGCAGCAGAAAGTGTTATCAATGCTTTTAAAAGCTTAAATGCAAATATTTTAGTTCAAGAATTCATTAAAGAAGCAAACGGAAAAGATATTCGTTGTTTTGTAATTGACGGAAAAGTAGTTGCTGCCATTCAGCGTGAAGCAATGCCAGGAGAATTTAGAGCCAATATTCACCTTGGCGGAACTGCTTCTGTTATAAAAGTAACCGCCGAAGAGAAAAAGATCGCGATTAAAGCCGCAAAAGCAATGGATTTAAAAGTAGCAGGTGTAGATATTATTCGATCTTCTAAAGGACCTCTATTACTCGAAGTGAACTCTTCTCCAGGTCTTGAAGGAATTGAAGGCGCAACTAATAAAGATGTTGCAGGAGAAATGATTAAAGCTATTGAAAAGAATTTCAAATTATAA
- a CDS encoding tetratricopeptide repeat protein: protein MKSKYVILASALLISVATFAQKDQIKSAEKALKSGDAQGAVTILTGAESLVANAKDTEQAQFYFVKGNAYLDLANKKIDESKNLSLAAESYKKLIEVEKASGKQKYSTDAATSITNIKGLLINSAIADTQANKHKEGAKKLYDAYELDKKDTINLYYAASTAVNSQDFDLALPMYEELKKLNYSGKGTLFLATNKASGNEDNFSSAKDRDLAIKLGTHEKPKTEAIPSKRGEIYKNLALILVQKGRTEDAKKAIADARKANPEDTSLILTEANLYLESKDFETYKKLVGEALEKDPNNADLVFNLGVISAGAKNNADAEKYYLKAIEINPNYANAYLNLAALKLEAEKPIIDEMNKLGTSAKDMKRYDVLKAQREGVFRGVIPYLKKANELDPKNEDVAKTLLGVYKALEMTAEAKALKATMN from the coding sequence ATGAAAAGTAAATATGTAATACTTGCTTCTGCATTATTGATCTCTGTGGCTACATTTGCTCAAAAAGATCAAATTAAAAGTGCTGAAAAAGCTTTAAAAAGTGGAGATGCTCAAGGAGCGGTTACAATTTTGACTGGCGCAGAAAGCCTTGTTGCAAATGCAAAAGATACAGAGCAGGCTCAGTTTTATTTTGTAAAAGGAAATGCTTATTTAGATCTTGCTAACAAAAAAATTGACGAAAGTAAAAACTTATCTTTAGCAGCTGAAAGTTATAAAAAGTTAATCGAGGTTGAAAAAGCATCAGGAAAACAAAAATATTCTACAGATGCAGCAACTTCTATCACTAACATTAAAGGGTTGTTGATTAATTCTGCAATTGCTGATACTCAAGCAAACAAACATAAAGAAGGTGCAAAAAAATTGTACGATGCTTATGAGTTAGACAAAAAAGATACGATTAACTTATACTACGCTGCTTCTACAGCTGTTAATTCACAAGATTTTGATCTTGCATTGCCAATGTACGAAGAGTTAAAAAAATTAAACTATTCTGGAAAAGGAACTTTATTCCTTGCTACAAATAAAGCAAGTGGAAATGAAGATAACTTTAGCAGCGCAAAAGATAGAGATTTAGCTATAAAATTAGGAACTCACGAAAAACCAAAAACAGAAGCTATTCCTTCTAAAAGAGGTGAAATTTACAAAAATTTAGCTTTAATCTTAGTTCAAAAAGGGCGTACTGAGGATGCTAAAAAAGCTATCGCTGATGCAAGAAAAGCAAATCCAGAAGATACTTCATTAATTTTAACAGAAGCTAATTTATATCTAGAATCTAAAGACTTTGAGACATACAAAAAATTAGTTGGTGAAGCTTTAGAAAAAGATCCAAATAATGCAGATTTAGTATTTAATTTAGGTGTTATCAGTGCTGGTGCAAAAAACAATGCTGATGCTGAAAAATATTATTTGAAAGCAATTGAAATTAATCCTAATTATGCAAATGCTTATTTAAATCTTGCTGCTTTGAAATTAGAAGCTGAGAAACCAATTATCGACGAGATGAATAAATTGGGTACTTCTGCTAAAGATATGAAACGTTACGATGTTTTAAAGGCGCAAAGAGAAGGTGTTTTTAGAGGAGTGATTCCTTACCTTAAAAAAGCAAATGAATTAGATCCTAAGAATGAGGATGTTGCTAAAACATTATTGGGAGTTTACAAAGCGTTAGAAATGACAGCTGAGGCAAAAGCTTTAAAAGCTACAATGAACTAA
- a CDS encoding ATP-dependent Clp protease ATP-binding subunit yields MDDNFSPRVKDVITYSKEEALRLGHDFIGTEHLMLGILRDGNGKAIHILNNLAVDLDHLRRKVEILSPANLSVEVNAEKKNLHLTRQAERALKTTFLEAKVFQSSSISTAHLLLCILRNENDPTTKLLNKLKIDYDIAKEQYLNMTPNEEEFLENLPRNESYNDDSGQDDSLKESSFNNPANKSNKKSKTPVLDNFGRDLTEMAEEGKLDPVVGREKEIERVSQILSRRKKNNPLLIGEPGVGKSAIAEGLALRIIQKKVSRILFNKRVVTLDLASLVAGTKYRGQFEERMKAVMNELEKNDDIILFIDEIHTIVGAGGATGSLDASNMFKPALARGEIQCIGATTLDEYRQYIEKDGALERRFQKVIVEPTSVEETIAILNNVKDKYEDHHNVTYTPEAIEACVKLTDRYMSERFLPDKAIDALDEAGSRVHITNIDVPKQILDLERQLEEVRELKNMVVKKQKYEEAAKLRDDEKRIEKDLAVAQEQWEEDSKNNRIEVTEDNVADVVSMMTGIPVNRIAQTESNKLAQLPELIQNKVIGQNEAVLKIARSIQRNRAGLKDPNKPIGSFIFLGQTGVGKTQLAKVLAKELFDSEDALVRIDMSEYMEKFAISRLVGAPPGYVGYEEGGQLTEKVRRKPYCVVLLDEIEKAHPDVFNMMLQVLDDGYLTDSLGRKIDFKNTIIIMTSNVGARQLKDFGQGVGFGTAARTAQADENSKSIIENALKKTFAPEFLNRIDDVIVFNALEKADIDLIIEIELKKLYSRIAELGYKLSLTDKAKAFIAEKGFDKQFGARPLKRAIQKYVEDLLAEEIITSKIHSGDEIMMDLKDDSQELSVEIHKAEEPTNQ; encoded by the coding sequence ATGGATGATAATTTTTCACCAAGAGTAAAAGATGTTATTACGTACAGTAAAGAAGAGGCACTTCGTTTAGGGCACGACTTTATTGGTACCGAACATCTAATGCTGGGCATTTTAAGAGATGGTAACGGAAAAGCTATTCATATACTTAATAACCTAGCAGTCGATTTAGATCATTTACGCAGGAAAGTAGAAATACTGAGCCCAGCTAATCTAAGCGTTGAAGTAAATGCAGAAAAGAAAAATCTTCACCTTACCCGACAGGCAGAAAGAGCCCTGAAGACCACTTTTCTAGAAGCTAAAGTATTTCAAAGTTCATCAATTAGCACCGCTCACTTGCTATTATGTATCTTACGAAACGAAAACGATCCAACAACCAAGCTATTGAATAAACTAAAAATAGATTATGACATAGCTAAAGAACAGTATTTAAATATGACTCCGAACGAAGAAGAATTCTTAGAAAACTTGCCAAGAAACGAATCGTATAATGACGATTCAGGACAAGATGACAGTCTTAAAGAAAGCAGTTTTAATAATCCCGCCAATAAGTCAAACAAAAAATCTAAAACTCCAGTTTTAGATAATTTTGGGAGAGATTTAACAGAAATGGCGGAAGAGGGAAAACTTGACCCTGTTGTAGGACGCGAAAAAGAAATTGAACGTGTTTCTCAAATTTTAAGTAGAAGAAAAAAGAACAATCCGCTTCTTATTGGTGAACCTGGAGTTGGTAAATCTGCTATTGCAGAAGGACTTGCTTTGCGTATTATTCAAAAGAAAGTTTCTCGTATTCTTTTCAACAAACGTGTTGTAACTCTTGATTTGGCAAGTTTAGTTGCTGGAACAAAATATAGAGGACAATTTGAAGAAAGAATGAAAGCCGTTATGAACGAGCTTGAGAAAAATGACGATATTATTCTTTTTATTGATGAGATTCATACTATTGTAGGCGCTGGTGGAGCAACTGGTTCTCTTGATGCTTCAAATATGTTCAAACCCGCTTTAGCAAGAGGCGAAATCCAATGTATTGGTGCTACAACTCTTGACGAATACAGACAATATATCGAGAAAGACGGTGCGCTTGAAAGACGTTTCCAAAAAGTAATTGTTGAACCAACTTCTGTTGAAGAAACGATTGCAATTTTGAACAACGTAAAAGACAAATATGAAGATCACCATAATGTAACGTACACACCAGAAGCTATTGAAGCTTGTGTTAAACTTACAGATCGTTATATGTCTGAGCGTTTTTTACCAGACAAAGCTATCGACGCTCTTGACGAAGCTGGTTCTCGCGTTCACATTACTAATATTGATGTTCCTAAACAAATTTTAGATTTAGAGCGTCAGTTAGAAGAAGTTCGTGAACTTAAAAATATGGTTGTTAAAAAACAAAAATATGAAGAAGCCGCTAAACTTCGCGATGACGAAAAACGCATAGAAAAAGACTTAGCCGTTGCTCAAGAACAATGGGAAGAAGATTCTAAAAACAACAGAATTGAAGTTACAGAAGATAATGTAGCTGATGTTGTTTCGATGATGACAGGAATTCCTGTAAACAGAATTGCACAAACGGAAAGCAACAAATTAGCTCAATTGCCTGAATTAATTCAGAATAAAGTAATTGGTCAAAATGAAGCCGTTCTTAAAATTGCACGTTCTATTCAACGTAACAGAGCTGGACTTAAAGATCCGAACAAACCAATTGGTTCTTTCATTTTCTTAGGTCAGACTGGTGTTGGTAAAACGCAATTAGCTAAAGTATTAGCAAAAGAATTATTCGATTCTGAAGATGCTTTAGTTCGTATCGATATGAGTGAATACATGGAGAAATTTGCAATTTCTCGTTTAGTTGGAGCGCCTCCAGGATATGTAGGTTACGAAGAAGGTGGTCAATTGACTGAAAAAGTTCGTAGAAAACCATATTGTGTGGTTCTTTTAGACGAGATCGAAAAAGCACATCCAGATGTATTCAACATGATGCTTCAGGTTTTAGATGATGGATATTTGACAGATAGTTTAGGTCGTAAAATTGACTTTAAAAACACTATCATCATTATGACATCTAACGTTGGAGCGCGTCAGTTGAAAGATTTTGGACAAGGTGTAGGATTTGGTACAGCAGCAAGAACTGCTCAAGCTGATGAAAACTCAAAAAGCATTATCGAAAACGCTTTGAAGAAAACTTTTGCTCCTGAGTTCTTAAACAGAATTGATGATGTAATTGTATTTAATGCACTTGAAAAAGCAGATATTGATTTGATTATCGAAATCGAATTGAAAAAACTGTATTCTCGTATTGCAGAGTTAGGCTACAAATTAAGCTTAACAGATAAAGCAAAAGCATTTATTGCTGAAAAAGGTTTCGACAAACAGTTTGGAGCTAGACCTCTAAAAAGAGCTATCCAAAAATATGTTGAAGATTTATTAGCTGAAGAAATCATTACTTCGAAAATACACTCGGGTGATGAGATTATGATGGATCTTAAAGATGATTCACAAGAATTATCAGTAGAAATTCATAAAGCTGAAGAACCGACTAATCAATAA
- a CDS encoding DUF47 domain-containing protein, which yields MSINSIFQFLVPKDKKFFPLFEEASSNLIELASNLHEAVNLPLKEREILFQKIDELEQKGEDITRQTNLELSRNFITPFDREDIHTLITSIDNVADYLHGASSRMRLYQVDKITKSIRKMTEINLEACQNIDSAVKELRNLQNFKVIKDACSRINKLENKSDNVYNKAVFEIFENETDAKNIIKYKEVLSVLESATDKCKSVANILESISVKHS from the coding sequence ATGTCAATAAACAGTATTTTCCAATTTTTAGTGCCGAAAGACAAAAAATTCTTTCCACTTTTTGAAGAAGCTTCAAGCAATTTAATTGAATTAGCTTCTAACTTACACGAAGCTGTAAATTTACCATTAAAAGAAAGAGAAATTCTTTTTCAAAAGATTGACGAATTAGAACAAAAAGGAGAAGACATTACACGTCAGACAAACCTTGAGTTAAGCAGAAACTTTATTACTCCATTTGACAGAGAGGATATTCACACGTTAATTACTTCAATTGACAACGTTGCCGATTATCTTCACGGTGCATCTAGCCGTATGAGATTGTATCAAGTTGATAAGATTACAAAATCTATCAGAAAAATGACAGAAATCAACCTTGAAGCTTGTCAAAATATTGATAGTGCTGTAAAAGAATTAAGAAACTTACAGAACTTTAAAGTTATTAAAGATGCTTGTTCTAGAATTAATAAATTAGAAAACAAGTCTGATAACGTATATAACAAAGCAGTTTTTGAAATTTTTGAAAACGAAACAGATGCTAAAAATATTATTAAATATAAAGAGGTGTTATCTGTTTTAGAATCAGCAACAGACAAATGTAAGAGTGTTGCGAACATACTAGAATCTATTTCTGTAAAACATTCTTAA
- a CDS encoding DUF421 domain-containing protein, translating to MTFPYLDIIIRSVAVYFFMTIALRIFGKKELSQLNTADIILILLISNSVQNAMVGPDTSLIGGLVAALVLFVTNFAIKKLTRRYKTLGDLLLDKPQILIHDGKLDFKALSKLDISDEELKEAMREHGIEFFKNVKLAMLEIDGTISIISEDQKNLKQTHYKRKHNHRNLQKF from the coding sequence ATGACTTTTCCTTATTTAGATATAATTATACGAAGTGTAGCCGTTTATTTTTTCATGACAATTGCCTTAAGAATCTTTGGCAAAAAAGAACTTTCGCAATTAAATACCGCCGACATAATTCTTATTCTTTTAATTAGTAATTCTGTTCAGAATGCAATGGTTGGTCCAGACACAAGTCTTATAGGCGGATTGGTTGCTGCATTAGTATTATTTGTAACAAACTTTGCAATCAAGAAACTTACACGCAGATACAAAACTCTAGGTGATTTATTATTAGACAAACCTCAAATTCTAATTCACGACGGGAAATTAGATTTTAAAGCTTTAAGCAAATTAGACATTTCTGATGAAGAATTAAAAGAAGCCATGCGCGAACACGGAATAGAATTTTTTAAAAACGTAAAACTTGCCATGCTAGAAATTGACGGAACAATAAGTATTATTTCTGAAGATCAGAAAAACTTAAAACAAACGCATTATAAGCGTAAGCATAATCATAGGAATCTACAGAAGTTCTGA
- a CDS encoding OsmC family protein, which translates to MKFTRKAHANWKGTGMEGTGTISTQSTTLDNAQLSFKTRFADGVGTNPEELIAAAHSGCFTMQLSFLLNEGGFTADDLTTEATVTFEDGSITLIHLDLKGKVPSISAEEFEKTATKAKEICPISKLLNTTITLSATLL; encoded by the coding sequence ATGAAATTTACAAGAAAAGCGCATGCCAACTGGAAAGGAACTGGTATGGAAGGAACAGGAACAATAAGCACTCAAAGCACTACTCTAGATAACGCACAACTTTCTTTTAAAACAAGATTTGCAGACGGAGTTGGAACAAATCCAGAAGAATTAATTGCTGCAGCTCATTCAGGCTGTTTTACGATGCAATTAAGTTTTCTGCTTAACGAAGGAGGTTTTACAGCAGATGATTTAACTACAGAAGCTACAGTAACTTTTGAAGATGGCTCGATTACTTTAATCCATTTAGATTTAAAAGGTAAAGTTCCTTCAATATCAGCAGAAGAATTCGAAAAAACTGCTACAAAAGCAAAAGAGATCTGCCCTATTTCTAAATTATTAAATACGACAATAACATTATCGGCAACCTTGCTTTAA
- the gyrA gene encoding DNA gyrase subunit A: MSEGEKLIPINIEDEMKSAYIDYSMSVIVSRALPDVRDGLKPVHRRVLYGMYDLGVTSRSAHKKSARIVGEVLGKYHPHGDTSVYDAMVRMAQEWSMRYLLVDGQGNFGSVDGDSPAAMRYTEARMRKISEEIMADIEKETVDFQLNFDDTLYEPKVMPTKVPTLLVNGATGIAVGMATNMPPHNLTEVINGTLAYLDNNDIEIDELMTHIKAPDFPTGGVIYGYEGVREAFKTGRGRIVMRAKVGFEEVDGRECIIVTEIPYQVNKAEMIKRTADLVNEKKIEGIANIRDESDRSGMRIVYILKRDATPNVVLNTLYKYTQLQSSFSVNNIALVKGRPQLLNLKDMIHYFIEHRHDVVVRRTQFELRKAEERAHILEGLIIASDNIDEVIALIRGSKNTDEAREKLIERFKLSDIQARAIVEMRLRQLTGLEQDKLRAEFEELMKLIEHLKALLADINLRIDLIKEELTEIRDKYGDERRSQIEYSGGDVSIEDLIADESVVITISHAGYIKRTNLSEYKTQNRGGVGQKSAGTRDQDFLEHMFVATNHQYMMFFTQKGKCFWMRVYEIPEGSKTAKGRAIQNLVNIESDDKVKAFICTQDLKDKDYINTHNLVMVTKQGQVKKTSLEKYSKPRANGVAAITIKEGDELIGAQLTNGESQIIMAVKSGKLVRFEETKTRPMGRTASGVRGITLKDETDEVIGMVTVDKNDIAESQILVVTENGYGKRTKLVDEDGEDVYRITNRGGKGVKTLNITEKTGKLISINMVTDADDLMIINKSGLTIRMAIEDLRVMGRATQGVRLINLKGKDSIAAVTTVMKEDEPEQVVDEDGNVIESVIERVKPDLEVLEDDGTVEEEDDSDDEEIEEEDEAEGDDEESEE; the protein is encoded by the coding sequence ATGTCTGAAGGAGAAAAGTTAATTCCCATTAACATTGAAGATGAAATGAAGTCAGCTTACATCGATTATTCGATGTCGGTAATTGTATCAAGAGCACTTCCTGATGTTAGAGATGGCTTGAAACCAGTGCATCGAAGAGTTCTCTATGGAATGTATGATTTAGGTGTAACTTCTAGATCTGCCCACAAAAAATCTGCAAGAATTGTAGGGGAGGTTCTGGGTAAGTACCACCCACATGGAGATACTTCTGTGTATGACGCGATGGTTCGTATGGCTCAGGAGTGGAGTATGCGATATTTATTGGTTGACGGGCAGGGTAACTTTGGTTCTGTAGATGGTGATAGTCCAGCAGCAATGCGTTATACTGAGGCTAGAATGCGTAAAATTTCTGAGGAAATTATGGCAGATATCGAAAAAGAGACAGTTGATTTTCAATTAAACTTTGACGATACATTATACGAACCAAAAGTAATGCCTACAAAAGTTCCAACTTTATTAGTAAACGGAGCAACAGGTATTGCAGTTGGTATGGCAACTAATATGCCGCCGCACAATTTAACTGAGGTTATCAATGGTACTTTGGCGTACTTAGATAATAATGATATTGAAATTGATGAATTGATGACTCATATTAAAGCACCAGATTTTCCAACTGGAGGTGTGATATATGGTTATGAAGGTGTTCGTGAAGCTTTTAAAACTGGTAGAGGACGTATTGTAATGCGTGCAAAAGTTGGTTTTGAAGAAGTTGACGGAAGAGAATGCATCATTGTTACTGAAATTCCTTATCAAGTTAATAAGGCCGAAATGATTAAACGTACGGCTGATTTAGTTAACGAGAAAAAAATTGAAGGTATTGCCAATATCCGTGATGAATCGGATAGAAGCGGTATGCGTATCGTTTATATCTTAAAACGTGATGCTACGCCAAACGTAGTTTTAAATACCTTATATAAGTATACTCAATTACAATCTTCTTTTAGTGTAAATAATATTGCATTAGTTAAAGGACGTCCTCAATTATTGAATCTGAAAGATATGATTCATTATTTTATTGAGCACCGTCATGATGTAGTAGTAAGAAGAACACAATTTGAATTACGCAAAGCGGAAGAAAGAGCTCATATTTTAGAGGGATTAATCATTGCTTCTGATAATATTGATGAAGTTATTGCGTTAATTAGAGGGTCTAAGAATACTGATGAAGCAAGAGAAAAGTTAATCGAAAGATTTAAATTATCAGATATTCAAGCTCGTGCAATTGTTGAGATGCGTTTACGTCAGTTAACAGGTCTGGAACAAGATAAATTAAGAGCTGAATTTGAGGAATTAATGAAGTTAATCGAGCATTTAAAAGCTTTATTAGCAGACATTAATTTAAGAATTGATTTGATTAAAGAAGAGCTTACAGAAATTCGTGATAAATATGGTGACGAACGTCGTTCTCAAATCGAATATTCTGGTGGAGATGTAAGTATAGAAGATTTAATTGCTGACGAAAGTGTGGTTATTACAATTTCACATGCTGGTTATATCAAACGTACAAACTTATCTGAATACAAAACTCAAAATAGAGGTGGAGTTGGACAGAAAAGTGCTGGAACAAGAGATCAAGATTTCTTGGAGCATATGTTCGTAGCAACAAATCACCAATACATGATGTTCTTTACGCAAAAAGGAAAATGTTTCTGGATGCGTGTTTACGAAATTCCAGAAGGAAGCAAAACAGCAAAAGGTAGAGCAATCCAAAACTTGGTAAATATTGAAAGTGATGATAAAGTAAAAGCTTTCATTTGTACGCAAGATCTAAAAGATAAAGATTACATCAATACGCACAACCTTGTAATGGTAACAAAACAAGGTCAGGTTAAGAAAACTTCTTTAGAGAAATATTCTAAACCAAGAGCAAATGGTGTAGCCGCTATTACTATTAAAGAAGGTGATGAGTTAATTGGTGCACAATTGACAAATGGAGAAAGTCAGATTATTATGGCTGTGAAGTCTGGTAAATTAGTTCGTTTTGAAGAAACTAAAACACGTCCGATGGGAAGAACTGCTTCTGGTGTTCGTGGAATTACTTTAAAAGATGAAACTGACGAAGTAATCGGAATGGTAACTGTTGATAAAAATGATATTGCTGAATCTCAAATTTTAGTTGTAACTGAAAATGGATACGGAAAACGTACCAAATTAGTTGACGAAGATGGAGAAGATGTTTATAGAATTACAAACCGTGGAGGTAAAGGTGTGAAAACGCTTAATATTACTGAAAAAACAGGTAAGTTGATTTCCATTAATATGGTAACTGATGCAGATGACTTAATGATTATTAATAAATCTGGATTAACAATCCGTATGGCAATTGAAGATTTACGTGTTATGGGACGTGCAACTCAAGGCGTTAGGTTGATTAATCTTAAAGGAAAAGATTCTATTGCTGCGGTAACAACTGTAATGAAAGAAGATGAACCAGAACAAGTTGTAGATGAAGATGGCAATGTAATCGAATCTGTAATTGAAAGAGTTAAACCTGATTTAGAAGTTCTTGAAGATGACGGAACTGTTGAAGAAGAAGATGACTCAGACGATGAGGAAATAGAAGAAGAAGACGAAGCTGAAGGCGACGACGAAGAATCTGAGGAATAA